Proteins found in one Cetobacterium ceti genomic segment:
- the rplM gene encoding 50S ribosomal protein L13, with translation MKKYTVMQRKEDVVRNWNHYDAEGKVLGRLAADIAVKLMGKDKVSYTPHIDGGDFVVVTNIEKMVVTGKKLTDKIYYNHSGFPGGLRERRLEEVMAKNPKEALMLAVKRMLPKNRLGREQLTRLRIFVGAEHAHTAQKPTKVEL, from the coding sequence GTGAAAAAGTACACTGTAATGCAAAGAAAAGAGGACGTAGTTAGAAACTGGAACCACTACGACGCAGAAGGAAAAGTATTAGGAAGATTAGCAGCTGATATCGCTGTTAAATTAATGGGTAAAGATAAAGTATCTTATACTCCACATATCGACGGAGGAGACTTCGTAGTAGTAACTAACATTGAGAAAATGGTAGTAACTGGAAAGAAATTAACTGACAAGATCTACTACAACCACTCAGGATTCCCAGGTGGATTAAGAGAAAGAAGACTTGAAGAAGTTATGGCTAAAAATCCTAAAGAAGCTTTAATGCTAGCTGTTAAAAGAATGCTTCCAAAGAACAGATTAGGAAGAGAGCAATTAACTAGATTAAGAATATTTGTTGGAGCAGAGCATGCTCATACAGCTCAAAAACCTACAAAGGTAGAATTATAA
- a CDS encoding PstS family phosphate ABC transporter substrate-binding protein, with the protein MKKALAMGLMLLVGGFGLSKSAMASRVVQMKGSDTILNVSQYLAEEYMLENKDARIAVTGGGSGVGIASLINGTGDIGMASRNIKSKEIEMAKEKGIDIKEVVIGFDGITIIENKNNPVKNISSKDLGKIFRGEITNWKEIGGNDAPIVVLSRDSSSGTHEFFKEHIVRNNNPKGTEEYGIKTLYMPSNEAIKQEVETNVNAIGYIGMGYVDKNVKSINVDNIEPNVSNVSSKKYPIAREIYWYVKKEDNKTVNGLVNYALSKDGQEIVKEEGFVPIN; encoded by the coding sequence ATGAAAAAAGCTTTAGCAATGGGACTGATGTTATTAGTTGGTGGATTTGGACTTAGTAAATCGGCAATGGCTTCTAGAGTAGTACAGATGAAAGGGTCAGATACAATATTAAATGTTTCTCAATATTTAGCTGAAGAATATATGTTAGAAAATAAAGATGCAAGAATAGCAGTTACAGGAGGAGGATCAGGTGTAGGAATAGCTTCCCTTATAAATGGAACTGGAGATATAGGAATGGCATCTAGAAATATAAAATCAAAAGAGATAGAAATGGCTAAGGAAAAGGGAATAGATATTAAAGAGGTTGTAATAGGATTTGATGGAATAACTATAATTGAAAATAAAAATAATCCTGTTAAAAATATTTCTTCTAAGGATTTAGGGAAAATATTTAGAGGAGAGATTACTAACTGGAAGGAAATAGGAGGAAATGATGCTCCAATAGTTGTTTTATCAAGGGATTCATCTTCAGGAACACATGAATTTTTTAAGGAACACATTGTGAGAAATAATAATCCTAAAGGAACAGAGGAGTATGGAATTAAAACTTTATATATGCCATCAAATGAAGCTATTAAACAGGAAGTTGAAACAAATGTCAATGCCATAGGATATATAGGAATGGGATATGTGGATAAAAATGTAAAATCCATTAATGTAGACAATATAGAACCAAATGTTTCTAATGTAAGTAGCAAAAAATATCCAATTGCTAGGGAAATATATTGGTATGTAAAAAAAGAGGATAATAAAACAGTTAATGGATTGGTAAATTATGCTCTTTCTAAAGATGGCCAAGAGATAGTAAAAGAGGAGGGATTTGTACCTATAAACTAG
- a CDS encoding sensor histidine kinase, giving the protein MRYLSSLYEKQIKEFLKEDALIIGEMVEDYGENEYQKVFKDLKTRFNIISLNGKVIYDSQKYQERLENHGERNEIKELKNKKEFFIIRESSTLNTLMAYYSKIDKNKSGQDIIIRVSQNYGEYNRELQNILYFEVIFFMALNFMIHFFYKNYLKRDMYRKLTRIKTFLESGQDKKEVYLGDDQWILQFWRVVKEWQEENIKNIERLAREKEVLEKIIDGVESAIILLDENFKFTVRNNNLLYLFEKSKYNCIQGIKYIEIIEVIKKAQNNQNDYREEIYIQDLKKYFLISIKKLNYNREYLVTIKDITISRESAEIQRKFISNISHELKTPLTNIKGYLIALKDAPESLRNNFLNTVERNIEKMENIILDFLNMTKAESLKILNIGPIGIEKLEKQLREEVDGIVNKKNGKLEFNFEILSKDNYIKIDYEKILMVLKNLIENGFIYNSSKIPEVIVNLYEMKNTYKFIIKDNGLGIEKNKIDKIFERFYRIDKARTSNVAGTGLGLSIVKEIIDNYKGEIKIVSRENKGTIFTITIPK; this is encoded by the coding sequence ATGAGGTATCTGTCATCTTTATATGAAAAACAAATTAAAGAGTTTTTAAAAGAGGATGCTTTAATTATAGGGGAAATGGTTGAAGACTATGGAGAAAATGAATATCAAAAAGTTTTTAAAGATTTAAAAACAAGATTTAATATAATTTCTTTAAATGGAAAAGTTATATATGATTCTCAAAAATACCAAGAGAGGTTAGAAAATCATGGAGAGCGAAATGAAATAAAAGAACTTAAAAATAAAAAAGAATTTTTTATAATTAGAGAGAGTTCAACTTTAAATACTCTTATGGCTTATTATTCTAAAATTGATAAAAATAAAAGTGGTCAGGATATAATTATTAGAGTTTCTCAAAATTATGGGGAATATAATAGGGAACTTCAAAATATATTATATTTTGAAGTAATATTTTTTATGGCTTTAAATTTTATGATACATTTTTTTTATAAAAATTATTTAAAAAGAGATATGTATAGAAAACTAACAAGAATAAAAACTTTTTTAGAAAGTGGTCAGGATAAAAAAGAGGTTTATTTGGGAGATGATCAATGGATTTTACAATTTTGGAGAGTTGTAAAGGAGTGGCAAGAGGAAAATATTAAAAATATTGAAAGGCTAGCTCGTGAAAAGGAGGTTCTAGAAAAAATAATAGATGGAGTAGAAAGCGCTATTATTTTGTTAGATGAAAACTTTAAATTTACAGTTAGAAATAATAATCTATTATATTTATTTGAAAAAAGTAAGTACAATTGTATTCAGGGAATAAAATATATAGAGATTATAGAAGTAATAAAAAAAGCTCAAAATAATCAAAATGATTATAGGGAAGAAATATATATTCAAGATTTGAAAAAATATTTTTTAATAAGTATAAAAAAATTAAATTATAACAGGGAATATTTAGTTACTATTAAAGATATAACTATCTCAAGGGAAAGTGCTGAAATACAAAGGAAATTTATTAGTAATATTAGCCATGAACTAAAAACACCCCTTACCAATATAAAGGGATATTTAATAGCTTTAAAAGATGCACCAGAATCTTTAAGAAATAATTTTTTAAATACTGTTGAAAGAAATATAGAAAAAATGGAAAATATAATTTTAGATTTTTTAAATATGACAAAGGCGGAAAGTTTAAAGATTTTAAATATAGGACCCATTGGAATAGAAAAGTTAGAAAAGCAATTGAGAGAAGAAGTAGATGGAATAGTTAATAAGAAAAATGGAAAATTAGAATTTAATTTTGAAATATTATCTAAGGATAATTATATTAAAATAGATTATGAAAAAATATTGATGGTTTTAAAAAATTTAATAGAAAATGGATTTATTTATAATAGTAGTAAAATTCCAGAAGTTATAGTAAATCTTTATGAAATGAAAAATACTTATAAATTTATTATAAAGGATAATGGATTAGGAATAGAAAAAAATAAAATAGATAAAATTTTTGAGAGATTTTATAGGATAGATAAAGCTAGAACAAGTAATGTGGCAGGAACAGGGTTAGGATTATCCATAGTGAAAGAGATTATAGATAATTATAAGGGGGAGATAAAAATAGTTTCTAGAGAGAATAAAGGAACTATTTTTACAATAACAATTCCAAAATAA
- a CDS encoding response regulator transcription factor, translating into MKILVVEDDLEIQGLISYFFIKEGYEVHGVDNGLDGLKKLKEEKHDLIILDLMLPGIDGKNFTKIVRSMGEYGNPKIIMLTAKTEIEDVLEGLEVGADDYMKKPFDPRELVLRGKKLLAIKEIKKEEKSESKFLNIVVDEKKHKVFYEKNEIELSKKEFDLLNLLINNVGLVVTREKILDRVWDSNYYSGDRTVDVYISKLREKLPILSECIKTVKGVGYRLEEKR; encoded by the coding sequence ATGAAAATATTGGTTGTGGAAGATGATTTAGAGATACAGGGGCTGATTAGTTATTTTTTCATAAAAGAGGGCTATGAAGTTCATGGGGTGGATAATGGTCTTGATGGATTAAAGAAATTAAAGGAAGAAAAACATGATTTAATCATACTGGATTTAATGCTTCCTGGAATAGATGGGAAAAACTTTACAAAGATAGTAAGAAGTATGGGTGAATATGGAAATCCTAAAATAATTATGTTAACAGCTAAAACAGAAATAGAAGATGTTTTAGAAGGATTAGAAGTTGGGGCAGATGATTATATGAAAAAGCCCTTTGATCCAAGGGAATTAGTTTTAAGGGGAAAAAAGCTTTTAGCTATTAAAGAGATAAAAAAAGAAGAGAAAAGTGAGAGTAAATTCTTAAATATAGTTGTAGATGAAAAAAAACATAAGGTTTTTTATGAAAAAAATGAAATAGAACTTTCTAAAAAGGAGTTTGATTTATTAAACCTTTTAATAAATAATGTAGGATTAGTTGTAACTAGAGAGAAAATATTAGATAGAGTGTGGGATAGTAATTATTATAGTGGAGATAGAACTGTAGATGTTTATATTTCTAAATTGAGAGAAAAACTACCTATATTGTCTGAGTGTATAAAAACAGTAAAAGGAGTTGGGTACAGATTAGAAGAAAAGAGATAA
- a CDS encoding HD domain-containing protein — protein sequence MEKSKIIKDLVHDYIELDNECLNIIDTPEFQRLRRIRQLTSNYLFPSGNHSRFEHALGIMKLSMVFYEGIEESFEKERSFINDLKEKDYYRDNFKIASLLHELGEAPLSNIGNSFYNKEEIGNYLKIKCDELLLNYESIFNNEYGTLKERMTCYFILSKMYKIIRSNKYIDLEFILRMVIGNKYIKSEEDKNYWCKNIFIELLNGKTFDMQKLDSLMRDNYMCGYPAAKIDVKKLINSIYIKNHKISFKPEGISALQSLVDSRDDLYVWVYNHYIPLYTNYITEEIIRFLKGEINWQDYFSCEAITKTLITDGDIENLLNDKYRKFLLKEDIRDYIQNVLPQLYGRKFLKPVWKTVYEYNSFMENEIEDDDLIEKVKKELVEEKNRGLRDKILGEMREELGIKNGELFIIPSSTKYENHKIKGNILVTVDGKEKSLWNILPQKDYKKMGTIDFYIYGPEERKKDIKKVFVKIIKNYYSL from the coding sequence ATGGAAAAATCAAAAATTATAAAGGATTTAGTACATGATTATATAGAACTAGATAATGAGTGTTTAAATATTATTGATACTCCTGAATTTCAAAGACTTAGAAGGATAAGACAATTGACATCAAATTATTTATTTCCATCGGGAAATCACAGTAGATTTGAACATGCTTTAGGAATAATGAAACTGAGCATGGTTTTTTATGAGGGGATAGAGGAATCCTTTGAAAAGGAACGAAGTTTTATTAATGATTTAAAAGAAAAAGATTATTATAGGGATAATTTTAAAATAGCATCTTTACTTCACGAATTAGGAGAAGCACCTCTATCAAATATTGGTAATTCTTTTTATAATAAGGAAGAAATAGGGAACTATTTGAAGATAAAATGTGATGAACTTTTATTGAATTATGAAAGTATATTTAACAATGAATATGGTACTTTAAAGGAAAGAATGACATGTTACTTTATACTTAGTAAGATGTATAAAATCATACGAAGTAATAAATATATTGACCTGGAATTTATTTTAAGAATGGTAATAGGAAATAAATATATAAAAAGTGAAGAGGATAAGAACTATTGGTGTAAAAATATCTTTATAGAACTTTTAAATGGAAAAACATTTGATATGCAAAAACTAGATAGTTTAATGAGAGATAATTATATGTGTGGATATCCTGCGGCTAAAATAGATGTAAAGAAATTAATAAATTCAATTTATATAAAAAATCATAAGATTTCTTTTAAACCAGAGGGAATATCAGCTTTGCAATCCTTAGTAGACTCTAGAGATGACCTATATGTATGGGTTTATAATCACTATATACCTCTTTACACAAATTATATAACAGAGGAAATTATAAGGTTTTTAAAGGGAGAAATTAATTGGCAAGATTATTTTTCCTGTGAAGCAATAACAAAAACTCTAATAACAGATGGAGATATAGAAAATTTATTAAATGATAAATATAGAAAATTTTTATTAAAAGAGGACATAAGAGATTATATTCAAAATGTATTACCTCAATTATATGGAAGAAAATTTTTAAAACCTGTATGGAAAACTGTATATGAGTATAATAGTTTTATGGAAAATGAAATAGAGGATGATGACTTAATAGAGAAGGTAAAAAAAGAGTTAGTTGAAGAAAAAAATAGAGGATTACGAGATAAAATTCTAGGAGAGATGAGAGAGGAATTAGGAATTAAAAATGGAGAATTATTCATAATTCCAAGTTCAACTAAATATGAAAATCATAAAATAAAAGGAAATATTTTGGTGACAGTGGATGGGAAAGAAAAGTCTCTTTGGAATATTTTACCTCAAAAAGATTATAAAAAAATGGGAACGATAGATTTTTATATTTATGGACCAGAAGAAAGAAAAAAAGATATTAAAAAAGTATTTGTTAAAATAATAAAAAATTATTATAGTTTATAA
- the fomA gene encoding major outer membrane protein FomA: protein MKKLSILLGSLLIVGAVAQAKEVVAAPVVEEVQEVVVQPVELVEAPEFKPSGYVDLQYKYYGKTENAGNSKGDWNAGSNKTSRLQLLGSIKMTENQTFQYRVRSYKSLNSQTGESNPGTQTRLRYYYNHNNLGDSNVTLASRLQYFSFADDSQLVEYKALFNFTKYMPEIFSSVEVSPKYGYEWTSGNDSDYENYLGVDITTFMELPYGFSFEFNTYLTQRFFGQEQSFGGKYVTGATAAEQKAGGAKFEDKNFTVDVEAYIYNTQNLYKVGNLVVDFNFEGGYDPATYSQHKKFYTPGLGNETALVNKTDRFGYSLYMLPNISADYKVTENLKVYAAIGAEYRNWDYTASKSASTWRWQPQAWAGMKATF from the coding sequence ATGAAAAAATTAAGCATTTTATTGGGATCATTATTAATTGTTGGAGCAGTAGCTCAAGCAAAAGAAGTAGTAGCAGCTCCTGTAGTAGAAGAAGTACAAGAAGTAGTAGTACAACCAGTTGAGTTAGTAGAGGCTCCAGAATTTAAACCAAGCGGATATGTAGATTTACAGTATAAATATTATGGAAAAACTGAGAATGCAGGAAATTCTAAGGGAGATTGGAACGCAGGATCTAATAAAACATCAAGACTACAATTATTAGGATCTATAAAAATGACAGAAAATCAAACATTCCAATACAGAGTTAGAAGTTACAAATCTTTAAACTCTCAAACGGGAGAAAGTAATCCAGGAACTCAAACAAGATTAAGATATTATTATAATCACAATAATTTAGGAGATTCGAATGTGACTTTAGCTTCAAGATTACAATACTTCTCATTTGCAGATGATTCTCAATTAGTAGAATATAAAGCTTTATTTAATTTTACTAAATATATGCCAGAAATATTCTCATCTGTTGAAGTTTCGCCAAAATATGGCTATGAATGGACATCAGGAAATGATAGTGATTATGAAAATTATTTAGGAGTAGATATTACAACTTTTATGGAATTACCATATGGATTTAGTTTTGAGTTTAATACATATTTAACTCAAAGATTCTTTGGACAAGAACAATCTTTTGGAGGAAAATATGTAACTGGAGCCACAGCTGCAGAACAAAAAGCTGGTGGAGCAAAGTTTGAAGATAAGAACTTTACAGTGGATGTAGAGGCTTATATTTATAATACTCAAAATTTATATAAAGTAGGGAATTTAGTTGTTGACTTTAATTTTGAAGGTGGATACGATCCGGCAACATATAGTCAACATAAAAAGTTTTATACTCCTGGTTTAGGAAATGAAACAGCCCTTGTAAATAAAACAGATAGATTTGGGTACTCATTATATATGTTACCGAATATATCAGCAGATTATAAAGTTACAGAGAATTTAAAAGTGTATGCAGCTATTGGTGCAGAATATAGAAACTGGGATTATACAGCTAGTAAATCAGCATCAACTTGGAGATGGCAACCACAGGCTTGGGCAGGTATGAAAGCAACATTCTAA
- a CDS encoding DUF6941 family protein — translation MAKLKSAIVAHKAQMNQQIGGAVDILGAFDNLIQPMFPFPMMNLSIVLTFEGIEKPTVFEVRLNGPDDDLITKGEFMPMVDPFGVGKKIVDIEKFLIKKRGHYTLDIFEKMGEDVKFIQTETLFIADYPPQRPLTDEMVEEILKGEEVIKSVKTEFQPFGAQKPIKLQYNLDKNDILEEGYIAIPESDVIEIDGETYELVGVRRQIEWMFGNPIPKEENQEENK, via the coding sequence ATGGCAAAGTTAAAAAGTGCAATAGTTGCTCACAAGGCACAAATGAATCAGCAAATTGGTGGAGCTGTGGATATATTAGGAGCTTTTGATAATTTAATTCAACCTATGTTTCCATTTCCAATGATGAATCTTTCTATAGTTTTAACATTTGAAGGAATAGAGAAACCAACTGTATTTGAAGTTAGATTAAATGGTCCAGATGATGATTTAATAACTAAGGGTGAATTTATGCCAATGGTAGATCCATTTGGAGTAGGAAAGAAAATAGTAGATATTGAAAAGTTCTTAATAAAGAAAAGAGGACATTATACATTAGATATATTTGAGAAAATGGGAGAGGATGTTAAGTTTATACAAACTGAGACTTTATTTATAGCTGATTATCCACCTCAAAGACCTTTAACAGATGAAATGGTAGAGGAAATTTTAAAGGGAGAAGAGGTTATAAAAAGTGTAAAAACTGAATTCCAACCTTTTGGAGCACAAAAACCAATAAAACTTCAATATAATTTAGATAAAAATGATATATTAGAAGAGGGATATATAGCAATACCTGAAAGCGATGTTATAGAAATTGATGGAGAAACTTATGAGTTGGTAGGAGTGAGAAGACAAATAGAATGGATGTTTGGTAATCCTATTCCTAAAGAAGAAAATCAAGAGGAAAATAAGTAA
- the rpsI gene encoding 30S ribosomal protein S9, whose amino-acid sequence MAEMIQYRGTGRRKTSVARVRLIPGGQGIEINGKTMADYFGGRELLSKIVEQPLALTETLDKFEVKVNVFGGGQAGQAGAIRHGVARALLLSDETLKKALREAGFLTRDSRMVERKKYGKKKARRSPQFSKR is encoded by the coding sequence GTGGCAGAAATGATTCAATATAGAGGAACTGGTAGAAGAAAAACTTCAGTAGCAAGAGTAAGACTTATCCCTGGAGGACAAGGAATCGAAATAAATGGAAAGACTATGGCAGATTATTTTGGAGGAAGAGAACTTCTTTCTAAAATAGTTGAGCAACCATTAGCTTTAACTGAAACTTTAGATAAGTTTGAAGTAAAAGTAAACGTATTTGGTGGAGGACAAGCTGGACAAGCTGGAGCTATCAGACACGGTGTTGCTAGAGCTTTATTACTTTCTGATGAGACTTTAAAGAAAGCTTTAAGAGAAGCTGGATTCTTAACAAGAGACTCAAGAATGGTAGAAAGAAAGAAATACGGAAAGAAAAAAGCAAGAAGATCACCTCAATTCTCAAAAAGATAA
- a CDS encoding HD domain-containing protein yields the protein MKFIERLVKKYLDNEDLKGELSKKEFQNEFYEIYSLKDIIQDKIFHPEGDVLIHISMMLEVLKKEERNKIIFWSILYHDCGKRETYPNFKNHGEKSLEIFKKNKSKLYLNKNEEKEIEDLILYHEEILKLMLEKNINEKSVKELSKKVNINNLLLLYKCDVLGRGYKNNKEELESIDKVRELYNLQKKRDTI from the coding sequence ATGAAATTTATTGAAAGATTAGTAAAAAAATATTTAGATAATGAAGATTTAAAGGGTGAATTAAGTAAAAAAGAGTTCCAAAATGAATTTTATGAAATTTATTCTTTAAAAGATATTATTCAAGATAAAATATTTCATCCTGAAGGAGATGTATTAATCCATATTTCTATGATGTTGGAAGTTTTAAAAAAAGAGGAGAGAAATAAAATTATATTTTGGAGTATTTTATATCATGATTGTGGAAAGAGAGAAACGTATCCTAATTTTAAAAATCATGGGGAGAAATCTTTAGAGATTTTTAAAAAAAATAAATCTAAATTATATTTAAATAAGAATGAAGAAAAAGAAATAGAAGATTTGATTTTATATCATGAAGAAATTTTAAAATTAATGCTAGAAAAAAATATAAATGAAAAATCTGTAAAAGAATTAAGTAAAAAAGTAAATATAAATAATCTATTATTATTGTATAAATGTGATGTATTAGGAAGAGGTTATAAAAATAATAAAGAGGAATTAGAAAGTATAGATAAAGTTAGAGAACTTTATAATTTACAAAAAAAGAGAGATACTATATAA
- the pstB gene encoding phosphate ABC transporter ATP-binding protein PstB: MEKNIRIEVKDFNFYYGNFKALKNINMNIEKNKVTALIGPSGCGKSTFLRSINRMNDLINDIKYEGTISLDGENIFDKNHDIVELRKKIGMVFQKPNPFPKSIYENIVYGPKLHGEKNKEVLDEIVENSLKAVSLWEEVKDKLHQSALGLSGGQQQRLCIARAISINPEILLMDEPTSALDPISTAKIEELIIKLAKQYSIVIVTHNMQQASRISDYTGFFYQGVLEEFDKTETIFTTPNNKKTEDYITGKFG, translated from the coding sequence ATGGAGAAAAATATAAGAATAGAAGTTAAAGATTTTAATTTTTACTATGGAAATTTTAAAGCTTTAAAAAATATAAATATGAATATTGAAAAAAATAAAGTGACTGCCCTAATTGGTCCTTCTGGCTGTGGTAAATCAACTTTTTTAAGATCTATAAATAGAATGAACGATTTAATTAACGATATTAAATATGAGGGTACTATTTCCCTAGATGGTGAAAATATTTTTGATAAAAATCATGACATTGTGGAACTTAGAAAAAAAATTGGAATGGTTTTCCAAAAACCTAATCCCTTTCCTAAAAGTATCTATGAAAATATAGTTTATGGTCCTAAATTACATGGGGAAAAAAATAAAGAAGTTTTAGATGAAATTGTGGAAAATTCATTAAAAGCAGTTTCTTTATGGGAAGAGGTTAAGGATAAACTTCATCAATCTGCTCTAGGCTTATCTGGGGGACAACAACAAAGACTTTGTATCGCTAGGGCTATCTCTATAAACCCTGAAATTTTACTTATGGATGAGCCTACTTCAGCTCTAGATCCTATTTCTACAGCTAAAATTGAGGAACTCATAATTAAACTAGCAAAACAATATAGTATTGTTATTGTTACTCATAATATGCAACAAGCATCTAGAATTTCCGATTATACTGGGTTTTTCTATCAAGGAGTTTTAGAGGAGTTTGATAAAACAGAAACTATATTCACTACACCTAACAATAAAAAAACAGAAGATTATATAACTGGAAAATTTGGATAA
- the pstA gene encoding phosphate ABC transporter permease PstA produces MELLKGKSGKNLELCIKIIGFLSVAPIFVILGYIAIKGIPSISWDFLTDIPRRGMRQGGIFPAILGTIYLTLGTIVISVPFGVMTGVYLVEYAKDNWLTRIINLTIVNLAGIPSIIYGLFGMSLFVIYFKLGVSILSGSLTLGIMALPVIITATRESLLTVPNNLREASLALGATKWETIWKVVLPTAFPGILTGIILSISRAAGETAPILFTAAAFYLPFLPESIFDQVMALPYHLYVISTQVPNMPEKNMYGTLFVLVFITVGFNLIGAYIRSRFNRK; encoded by the coding sequence ATGGAATTATTAAAAGGAAAAAGTGGAAAAAATTTAGAACTTTGTATAAAAATTATTGGTTTTTTATCTGTAGCACCAATCTTTGTAATTTTAGGATATATTGCTATAAAAGGAATCCCCTCTATTTCATGGGATTTTTTAACAGATATTCCTAGACGTGGAATGAGACAGGGTGGAATATTCCCAGCTATATTAGGTACTATTTATCTTACATTGGGAACTATTGTAATTTCAGTTCCCTTTGGAGTAATGACTGGAGTTTATCTAGTTGAATATGCTAAAGATAACTGGTTAACTAGAATTATAAATTTAACCATTGTTAATCTAGCAGGTATCCCTAGTATTATATATGGACTTTTCGGAATGTCCTTATTTGTAATTTACTTTAAATTGGGAGTATCTATTTTATCTGGTTCTTTAACTCTTGGAATAATGGCTTTACCTGTTATTATAACAGCTACTAGAGAATCTCTTTTAACAGTTCCTAATAACTTAAGAGAAGCCTCTCTTGCCCTTGGTGCAACCAAATGGGAAACAATATGGAAGGTTGTTTTGCCTACGGCCTTTCCTGGAATTTTAACTGGAATTATTCTAAGTATTTCTAGAGCAGCAGGGGAAACTGCACCTATATTATTCACAGCAGCAGCATTTTATCTTCCCTTTTTACCAGAATCTATATTTGATCAGGTAATGGCTCTACCTTACCATTTATACGTTATATCTACACAGGTACCTAATATGCCTGAAAAAAATATGTATGGAACTTTATTTGTTCTAGTATTTATAACAGTTGGATTTAACTTAATAGGTGCCTATATTAGAAGTAGATTTAATAGAAAATAA
- the pstC gene encoding phosphate ABC transporter permease subunit PstC has product MIALRKFKDSAMKNLHSVVGILNILIVFLIFLFIFTNSMDFFKEYPIHKFFFGSEWISLSDKYGLLPLLVGSFWVTFIALLISIPMGIITAIYISEYANKKNRNFLKIIIEVMSALPSVVLGFIGLYVLAEPIKNIFNLNTGLNALTGGIMLSFMAIPTIVTLADDALKSLDNSYREASLALGANKLETIVKILLPAAFPGIFAGIMLGFGRIIGETMAVLMITGNAPILATSPLSSVRTLTATIASEMGEVVQGSTHYHSLFAIGLVLFIISFITNTLADKYIRKSRKLMGK; this is encoded by the coding sequence ATGATAGCCTTAAGAAAATTTAAAGATTCTGCCATGAAAAATCTTCACTCTGTGGTTGGAATTCTTAATATATTAATTGTATTTTTAATATTTTTATTTATCTTCACAAATAGTATGGATTTTTTTAAAGAATATCCCATACATAAATTTTTCTTTGGAAGTGAATGGATATCCCTATCTGATAAATATGGACTACTTCCCCTTTTAGTTGGAAGCTTTTGGGTAACTTTTATAGCCCTATTAATATCTATTCCTATGGGAATAATAACTGCTATATATATATCTGAATATGCCAATAAAAAAAATAGAAATTTTTTAAAGATTATTATAGAAGTTATGTCTGCACTTCCCTCTGTAGTTTTAGGGTTTATTGGACTATATGTTCTTGCAGAACCTATTAAAAATATATTTAATTTAAATACAGGATTAAATGCCCTAACAGGAGGAATTATGTTATCCTTTATGGCTATTCCTACCATAGTAACCCTTGCCGATGATGCCCTAAAATCTTTAGATAACTCCTATAGGGAAGCTTCCCTTGCTCTTGGAGCTAATAAACTTGAAACAATAGTAAAGATTTTACTTCCTGCTGCTTTTCCAGGTATTTTTGCAGGGATTATGTTAGGTTTTGGAAGAATTATTGGAGAAACCATGGCAGTTTTAATGATAACTGGTAATGCTCCTATTTTAGCAACATCACCTTTATCTTCAGTTAGAACTTTAACAGCAACTATTGCCTCTGAAATGGGAGAGGTTGTTCAAGGAAGCACCCATTATCACAGTTTATTTGCAATTGGCTTAGTTCTATTTATTATAAGTTTTATTACAAATACCTTAGCAGATAAATATATTAGAAAATCAAGAAAATTAATGGGGAAATAA